GTCTCACTAAACACAGGCCAGAGCCCAGGGCCTCCTCAGTGCTGTCATTCCCCAGAGATGGGAGTTTCAGAATACCTGCATTGTCCCTGTTTGTGATTCTACCGTGGcgggaggaaaagaaagagggaagaaagaatGTTCAAGATGTGTTGATACAAACTGGCTAATGTAGGCAACTGTTTGCAGAGTCAAGTATTAATTAAGTGTTGAAGGGGACAGTGTGGAGCAGGAAGTGCATTGTGATGAGAGCACCTCTCCTAAACCTGATCTGTGCCTCGGAGCCACTGATGGTGGGAAAAACAAGGACGCTGCATTTGCTCTTCTACCAAGGGCTGTTCCAGTATGACTGCACAGCTGAGGCCTCTGTGGTTAAATCTGactacaggggaaaaaagcctacAACAAAGGACCAATTTGAAATACTAACTttccacaggagcagcacaggttGTCTGAAGCTGTAAGAATATGTGAGAAATCGTGGGAGTAtagtctattaaaaaaatagagaacaacaaaacaaaaacaccttAAGTATTGACAGAAGCTTTACTTAATTTTATAAACTGAATGCTTTGAAAAAGCAGTCCAACCtgatttttgctttggttttgggcTGCCTCTTTTGTGTTTTGTAGCAGGGCTTAAGTTGCAGAGGCAGATTTCTCAGATTGCTGAGAAGGTTCAAAACAAGGGCAGCCCCACGGGTCTGAGCATGAAGACAAGGGAGGGGAAGCCCATGGCTGGACTCCTTGGGGGGTTCATGGAGGGTGTGGGGAGTGGGACATTGTCCATGTTGAATGATTTATCATTGTGGGACACTCCAGAAGACTGGAGGTCTTATCCCCAAGTGGAGCCATCAAAGACAATGCAGACcccaaagcagctgctccttttgGGCAGTTCTGTAtgcccagctggggcagagcagctttggctgACAAAACCTTCTCACGCCAGATCACCTGTAGGTGCTGCAGGCCCACCCAGCTCCCAAGCCCTTCCCGCAGAGCCGCTGGAAGTGAGGGAATCTCCTTTTTGTAGCGGTGGGAGCCGTGGGGTAGGTGGGGTGGCCGCTCGGGTTACCGGGCGGGGACGCTGGGGCAGCTGGCGCTCGCAGAATGCCCGCAGTCAGAGCAGCACCAAGGTGCTGCTTCCCGCTGGGATCCATGgcctcccctcccagcacaggctctgaCACACGCTTGGCTCCAGCACGGCCTCGCATTGTTGTCAGCTGAGCACacctcagatttatttttttattttccaacaAATGCCGTTTGCTGACGTAAGGGTGCGTCCCTGCGGATCGcggcagagctgtggggccagggctgtgctggtggaagAGCGAGCGCGTGTTGGTGTGGGGGGTTCTGAAAGCCCCTGAGAGCCTGTGTGGAGCACAGGAATGTGGTTTCCTGGTAGGGTGAATTTAAAATGACTCATCTGTGGATCCTGGTGCAGACGTTGGCATGAGATCATCCTCgttctgcagctgggaaagccAATTTCAGATTGCTTCTCTCTGCGAACTTTCTCGGCCTGGCTCTCCTCTATGCCTCTTCTAGAATCCTTCCTTtgtggaggattttttttttttaatgagtaaaAGGAAATGGAATAGTGGGGCTCAGACTTTCAGACTTTGAACTTGTTCCTTTCAGTGTTTTTTGTCTTCATTAGTTTACAGCCTCAATTCTCTGCGGTTTTACTGCTAAGAAGAATTCTCAGAAATCACTTTTTAAGATGGTACTATCATATAGTAAGAACACTGATAATCTGGTTGGTAAAATAGTGAATTCCTGATGAATTAGTATGTCAGTGTGTACAGGAgcaacatgaaatatttttgcagctTAAACACCCCTTTAAAAATAGGGTTTCCAACACTTGCACCATATGTCCCCTTATTAAATTCTCCTCTTACTGAATAATGACATTACCCTCTGAATGACAGAGGTGCTTGTTACATGATCTGACTTAGAGATACATCTGGAACTTGGCCCTCGCGGGGTCTCAAAATAGAATGACCGATGCAGGAAGAACTTACTAGAGGACTTGTGAGGGCTCTTAGCACAAACCACTTCCACCCTTGCCAGAGCTTTGACATTGTCCAGTGAGTTTACTCAGACAACACAGGGATTTTTAAATCttgcttttcagtgttttcctctTTGATAAGCTATCCTgtcttccccttccctctccctcaaTATTTACTGAACCAGATCCTCCTTAGGTGGAAGTGAATACATTTTCAGTGTGCAGTGTCAGTACCTTTTCAAATAGCCAGTGGGAAGAACGATACCAACAAAATCTGTGCTTCTGTTGAGATTAGTCTTCTTTGCAAGTGTCTTTTCAGATGTAGCACTGAGAGGTGCTGAGGAGGTGTCTTTGGTCCCATCAGTAGTTGTTTGAATTGGATGAGCTCCCACTGAagaggctgggctggtggctAAGCGTATGATAAATAAGAAATCCAGGTGGAATTAGGCAGGTATTTCAAAGAACAAGTGAATGCTTATGAGAAGTGGGGGTGAAAGCCCCACACATAAGCAGATTTATCTTCCTCGCCTTGCCTGCAGTGTTGGCTGCCCCGTGCAGGCCTGAGAGGCTCTGAGCGCCTCACACGCATCTGATGCTGCTTTTAGGGCAGCTTTCTCTCACCATGTTTACTGAGCTACCAACAACTCTGTGTGCTGTTTTCCCTTGCAGGAAGGCCAGTCCTCAGCCAATGGCCCATCTCGAGAGAGCCCCAAGCAGCCGATGGCCCGAGAAGGACACGTGGGCTACCCCAAGCTGCGCGCGGGCTACATCCCCATCCCCGTCATCCACGAGGGCCTCGACGGGCGGCAGCAGCACCCCTGCTTCTCCTCCCcgcagcctgggctgcagaggtACAAGACAGAGGCCGTGCCAGCGCCGGGGCAGGCTCAGGCACCCCTCAGGGCGGGCTATGGTGGCCCCGAGTCGCCGGCGGCCGATAAACAATGTGGACAGACACCGGCAGCTGCGGCCACGCACGGAGCCGAGGTGAGAGTCAGcgctgctgggctctgcttgCAGTGGTCTTTGCAGCATTTATGGCTGCAATGTCACACATGGGGAGCTTAGAAAGCCCAGCTCGCCACAGGATTGTGTTTTTTCCCAATGCTTGCAGAGTACTGAAAGTGCACAGTCATGGCAGCATGAATatggatggggtttttttttctggcgTCACTCACTTCTGTTCTGGAATGATTCTGCAGAGATaaatgcagagctgagcaggccctgtggcaggggagggcttttttggggtttgtgcaGGTTCTCCTACAAGTGGAGAATGCAGACAAGCCTCTTGTGCTCTGCACTGTGAGTCAAAGTGGGAGAGACAAGTGTCCAGTCAGCTAACAACCCAGGCCACTTCAGAAGATCTTTGCTTCCTAATTGCAAATTTCAGTTGCATGAAATGGATTTGCATAAATACACATTTAGAAGTGAGTTGTATTTTTGTCCTTCAGTGGCatgtgaaaaaaatttcagactGTGGACTTCTTTGAAAAAATGtcaccctgcttgttttttgttttagaagGTGGGATTTTTggcctgctctctgcagagaaTTAGCAAATTGGTATTCTTGTAATATATGGAAATATAAGCCTCATTTTTATTCAAAGTAAGATGAGCAGGAAATTCAGCCTTCACCAGGCTGAAAACATATCAGGTCTGTAATTCAACAGTGGTGCCATCTTCTCTGAAACCCATTTGGAGTTTGAAGAATGTAATTAAAATCCTGTTGGCAGGTTTCTCAGCTATTTTGACTAACCATGCCTCTCTAAGACAACAagctcagcttttccttctcccagctgtGTACAGCTTTGCCTTGTATGCAGAGTAGCTTTAGGAATGTCTCTTCTGTGCCACTTAATGGAGATAACCAGGGAGGGAGGACCTCAGAACTTGTTGTTACATGCTCAGGCAGTGCAGTGTGGGTGCCAAGTGACCAGAGCCTGTGGTGGGGACCCTACACTGCTCATCAGTAGTGCCACTGATGGTGCTGTAATGCAAACCATCATTTATTTATCTAAGGTTCCTGCTGTTCCATGGGCAGCTTAGCAGTTGATCAGCACCAGAAGAGGAGCTTTGTTCCCCTTCTCTCCTGCAATGCCTGTTCTCTCCTCTCACAGCTCAGTCTGGCCTTTCACAGGAGAGGGGGCAAAGGGCAATTAGCCATATCTGCATCACCAAATTAATGACATGCTCTAAAAAGCCCCAACAAAACATAGAAAATCTGTTTGTGTGGCCAGGATCAGAAGTCAGTGCTGTGTGCTCTTAGGAGTTTGTCTCCAGAGCATAATTTGTTTGCTTAGCTTTAGTTTACCTCAAATTGAACAGGTTTAGACAGGAACAGCCATGCAAAAGCAGCAAACATTCTGACTGAGCATCCACTCCCTGCTCATTTTAGGGCTGGGAATGCTGTAGCTCAGGTTCCTGCTTGTTATAATGATCCTCTCACAACTTATGTGGTTTGTCTAGTGAGGTTCTTGGCCAAAAAACCAGGGAAATGGAGTCCTTGCACGCCGGAAACACAAGTTCAGTTTCTATGATGATTGCCCCCTTTTCTCTTTAGAAATGAAAAGTATTGTGAACACACAATGGTTAACGTTTAATaatggatttttgttttcatggcaGCCTCAACCTCCTGGAGCATCTGACCCTCCTACAGCTTCCCCCCAGCCCTCTGGCAGACCCAACGCGGGGAGCCACGCGCTTCCTCGCGGTTACATCCCGATCCCCGTGATCCATGAGAACATGCCCCGGCAGCCAGCACAAGCCTACCACCAGGCACAGAAGACCCACTACCCTGCCCAGCAGAGCGAGTTCCAGGCCCACCAGCCCGTGTTCCACAAGATCCAGCCGGAGGAGCGGGAGCCCAAGGCGGCGCGAGCGCAGTCTCCGTTCCGGGTGGCTCAGAGAGGCTCCTCCAGTCGGGAGAGTTCCCCGGCCAGAGTGAGCACCCAGgtgcagcccccagctcccatCCGAGTGCAGACAGTAGTAGACAGACCCCAGGTATGTAGAATGGGGAAGTGATTCACCTGCCAGGGACCTGAGCGTGGCTAGAGCTGTAAAATGAGCTTGTACTAACACATACATGAAAGCACCTAAAGCAGTCTCCACTGCTAGATTTAAACAGACTGGGAGATCCTGAGATAAGCTGCAAGTTGCCTTTCCACCTGTCAGGACTGTGGTAGATCACTGAAATAGGATTTAATCTTCTCTTGTCAGAGTATAATTTGGTGTAATTACACTGAGGTCACTGATGTTGCATTATGTTTATGAGACGAAAACCAGGTCTGTGGGATTTGTGACATCTATGTAAATATACTTCACTGATGTCTCAGAACCATTTGGGGGATAGCATCAGATGCACAAAGTAGTTTTTGCTATGAAGAAAGGGGATAAGCAAAATCCAGagctttttattcttctgactTGAAGCGTGTTCTTGGTCATAGAACCTGCTGCTCATTGaacattttttccatgttaGAATTCTTACTAAAACTACAATTAAAAGGCTACTGGGAATTAGACAACTGTGAGTGTGTGGAAGAGGGTATGTACAGAAACAACCCTTGATTTCCTCTCTGGAgatttttcacattaaaaatgacaGAAGCAAACCTAGGTTAATAGTTTTGAAAACCCAGGCTAGGACAAAACAAGGAAGACTCAAGATTTAATGGCATATTCTAGGTCAGTGCtaatttatttatctttgtGGGTGAGAGTTTGCTCTCCCTAATCAAATTTTATGTTTAACAGGTAAAGCAGTAACAGACTTGTAGTGTAGCCCATTTACATACTTGGTTGgaataaaatacagatattttacTATTTAAATCCATGAAAGCTGGATTTAGTATCTTTCAAAATCACTGTTTATGTGCCCAAGTAACTAAAGGGGGTGTCAGAGGGAGGAAAATGCAGATCTtctaaatttcagttttctgctaAGACTTCAAAACTACTCTCAATTTCAAGAGATTTCTGATTTGATGATTTAAAAGTGGAGTAATCCCAAGGATAGTCTCTAATCACTACAGTGTAATAAGATTGACACAGTAACCTCTGCATGTAAATAGgttaaagattaaaaataagcaCTAACCAAAAAAGGAATGTCCTGAAAACAGGAATAGGATGAGAATAGCCCAAAGTGTGATTAAAACTCAGCAAAGTAGTTGGCTTTTCAAGGAAGATGAGCCCTTAATTAGTGAAACAGGATGAGATCTTTCTTCAGCAAGAAATCTCACTGACTTAGCTAGGTGAAGGCTTTGCTCAAAGGTCCTGTCTTTTAAACCTGCCTATGGGGCTGATTTTATTGAGCATGGGCAGGATTTGGTGGGTTGAAATTCAATGTTTGAGAGAGTTGATTGGTGGCTATAATAACTGTTCAGCACAGtgctatttttttcaatttaaaacagTGAAATTCAGCAACGCTCAGGGAAGATTAAACATCTCGTGTGTGTCAAATTGCACTGCTAGGAGTACAGAAAATTAGATGGTAGATTACTTGTTCTTCAGAGGGAAATAAGGAGCATTGTGTCTCAACACAAAACTTGCCTTGCTCACCAGGTTTCTCAGCAACAAGTCCCAGCTCAGGAGCCACCAAGACCAGCCCCTCCTCCTGAAGTCAAGCCTGACAACAAGGCAGCCCCACCGCCCGAAACAGAGGCACCCTCCACATATATCCCAATCCAGGTCACCCACCAAGAGCCAGATCCTAAACCACAGCCCCAGAAGCCTCCAGCCATGGCAGAGAAAGCTGATAAAaaggctccttcccctgctaAGGCTGCTCCCCCCCAGGAAAGGCCTCCTCCCGAAGAAGCGGCGCCACCGAAGACGATGGAAACAGGAGAACCTCAAAAGCATCCTGGTGTTTTGAAAGTGGAAGCAATTCTGGAGAAAGTACAAATGCTTGAGCAGGCAGTCAACTCCTTTGAAGGCAAGAAAACTGACAAAAAGTACTTGATGATTGAAGAGTATTTGACCAAAGAGTTGCTAGCCCTAGACTCAGTGGACCCTGAGGGTCGTGCGGATGTGCGCCAGGCCAGGAGAGATGGTGTAAGGAAGGTCCAGACCATTTTGGAAAAACTtgaacagaaagcagaagatgTCCCAGAACCTGTTCAAGTTGATGGACTTCAGCCAAATTTTCCAGAGCCTAAGCCACCACAGGAAATCATGGAGATAGAACCTGTGGAAGTCAAGAGCAAGGGAGATACCAGTAATAAAAATGCTCAAGAGGAAACCAAAATGGAAAGACATCAGCCTGAAACCAAGGAAGAAGTGTTTACCAATCTTGCCACCACGACAAACACATCCAATAACCCAACTGAACCATAGCCATGTGCTGAAATCAAAATCTCTCAGACTTTATAACTTAAAGTGTGTTTAAGTGAATTTTAAGTTGCATGCATTTCCGGAGCTCTTTTCAACTGGTTTTAATCAACATAGCAGCTTGGGACACAGTAAACACTTtgtggggaaaggagggagctAGAAAGAAAGTGATGCATTTATCCTTTATTCTTACACTATGTAAAAGACatgtttcaaaaataaacccTGTACATTAATTGCTTTTAGATAAgctgaatggaaaagaaaaaatgactTCAGGGTTAATATTGATGCGTGTTGTTTAAGGTGTATTCTTTTGCAGGTGATTTTTGTAAAATCAGTGGCCTGCATTGTCAGAATACCAGTCCTCCTACAAGTATAGCCACTCTTAACAGTaatgtttttacttttaatgtTCACAATTGGGCACTTTAGTAATGATGGATAGAAAGTGTGCAAGAAACTGTAGGGATATTTATATGTGTGCAGGACTTCAATGCTATATTTtaagagggaaataaaataatatggAAGCCTAATTTAGTCTTGTGATTTTATAAGCTGGAGCTGTAAAGGCAGTAATTagttttaaatacattattCTGAACACAGACTTGTTAGTGCAGCATTATAGTTGAAGTCTGACAGCTGTTTTCTCATCAAGGCAAAAACATGCCTTTCTCTCTTCGTGTCCTCCCTGCTGATGTTGTTGCTGTGTCACGTCTATGGATTGAGAAAGGAGTTTGGCTGAGCATTTCTGCCCCCTCGCCCTGGAAGTCACCATTTAACAGAAATGTTTATAACATTGAGATCTGTGGTTGTCTTACAGAAATTTCCAGATCCTAACTTCTTCTGCAAAGTCACTATTGCTTTATTAACAGTTATGAAATTTTGTATGCAGAAGtatgaaatttttttgtatttaggAATACATTTTGTATTCATAGAGTCAGTAGGATTCCTCTCACTTTGTGAACAGTTTTAAGCAATGCTTTGTTCAAAGAGATCAACAATTTGTATttaaggaagagagagaaaccATTTTTCTGCTACAGCCATgtgaaaagaaagcagcagagtcAGTGCAGGGGAGGAAGGGGTCCTAACTGAAATCCAGAAGTTACACTTGACTTGTTAACTTTACAAATGCAAGTTTTCTTTCACCTGATAGCACGTTTGCAGCATAGAGCCCCAAATTTATGAATGCCAAAACAAATCTGCTCAGGGCAATTGATCACTTACTGACCTACACTTAGACTCATGAGACTGCATTTGAAATAAGGTTTAAGCCCATCtgaaaatctcttctttttaaGAGGCTTGAGAGTGGTCATTGAGAACTGTCactctttattttaaagtaacaaTACAGCATGTGAATTACACTGCAATATGTGTAGCATTTGGGCTGTGAACTCTCTGCTTAGTTCTAGGTGGAAGGCTGATTGATGCTGcttcttgtttcattttcatcaTCAACAGCACTGTGTGAGAATACACAATGTCTTGTAACCttctggctgctccagctttGGGAGCAGCATTTGAGGCATTCTAGAAGAAGAGGTGTGAAAGTTCAGCTGCCTGCATAATTCCTGCATGAACTCACTTCAGCTGCACATTGCTCATGCAGGGTTACATTTCAGCTGAGGACACAAACCTGACATCATGTaacaaaaatacttaaattgAGGAAAATCAGCTGTGGATTTTTAGAACTGAGCTTTCTAAGCAAAGTGTGTGGGGAGGTATAAGGCCTATCTTTTAATGGTTTCTCTTAGTAGACCACTAAAATAATCCAGATCAAAACCACCTCATTAACTGAGGTGGCACAGTGGAAATTAGGGTTATTTAAGTATTTACAGGGAACTAAACAGGTGCTAGATTTCTAATACATGTCATCTGCTGCTAATGGGGCCTGATTCATGTTTCATTATTCAGTGTTGGGCAGAGTAGGTGGAGTCAAACTGAATTACAACTGATGGGTGCTTTTAAGAAGCAAAGCTGGAGGTGGAGCTGCACTCTGCCAAGTGCTGCTTTAAAAGTTGATTCTTAAAGTCGGTGCTACTACTGCAGAGTTAGGTACAACTCAAAACAAAGTGAGGTTTCATGATGTGGCCTAATAAGGGAAGGCACATTTgtctgccctggagctgcctaGCTGGAGACTGGTGCTCTGACTCATAGGCTCTCTTTGTTTCCTCTCTTGCTCAAGACTCAACTGCGCCCAGTCCAGCTTATATGTCTGGACACATCAGCATAGCTGCAAACCCTGCAtatgggctgggagcagggaggggccaaggaggaggcagctggagaTTCCCACCCATTCCCTGTGAGCTCCTGACCTACTCTGTGCAGAGCCTGTTTGCTGCCTTGACTCGGTACCAAGGAtgtgaggagctggcaggggaggggaaggggattcctccttctctgcctttctgcaggATGGTGGTACCTGCTCTGTGCTTTCACCCTGGGGGACAGCTGGAAACTTTGCTTTGAAACTCAGGTAGAACGCACTTAAGAGTTTAAAGCCATGAGAATTGTTACATTAATTCTCAAATACAGCTGTGCTCAAcaaacagcagctgtgctgttgAATGCAAGGCTTTCAAATACACGGTGCATTTGCAGTAGCCATTTCAAAAAATTGAACAAATTTTTTGTTcaagaaatgcaatttattcAAAAGCAAATGATCCCCTGTCAGTGAAAGGCACTGATTCAGCTCATTTGAAAGTAGCAGGCGGGATATGAAAAGCCTGTACATGGAACCACAGTAAAAGCTTAGGCTATTTTCTGATTGCACTATCTTGTCCAGCTAGTGCTATTTTAAATGCCAGTAGTGGCCTGTTCTCTATATTTAAACCCTCACAGCAGCAAGGCATTGTGTTTCCTGTAAATATAGCACTTTGACTATTTAT
The nucleotide sequence above comes from Molothrus ater isolate BHLD 08-10-18 breed brown headed cowbird chromosome 8, BPBGC_Mater_1.1, whole genome shotgun sequence. Encoded proteins:
- the BAG3 gene encoding BAG family molecular chaperone regulator 3; its protein translation is MSAAAQSPPPPQMEGSAEPLPPGWEIKIDPQTGWPFFVDHNSRTTTWSDPRLRAAPQEGQSSANGPSRESPKQPMAREGHVGYPKLRAGYIPIPVIHEGLDGRQQHPCFSSPQPGLQRYKTEAVPAPGQAQAPLRAGYGGPESPAADKQCGQTPAAAATHGAEPQPPGASDPPTASPQPSGRPNAGSHALPRGYIPIPVIHENMPRQPAQAYHQAQKTHYPAQQSEFQAHQPVFHKIQPEEREPKAARAQSPFRVAQRGSSSRESSPARVSTQVQPPAPIRVQTVVDRPQVSQQQVPAQEPPRPAPPPEVKPDNKAAPPPETEAPSTYIPIQVTHQEPDPKPQPQKPPAMAEKADKKAPSPAKAAPPQERPPPEEAAPPKTMETGEPQKHPGVLKVEAILEKVQMLEQAVNSFEGKKTDKKYLMIEEYLTKELLALDSVDPEGRADVRQARRDGVRKVQTILEKLEQKAEDVPEPVQVDGLQPNFPEPKPPQEIMEIEPVEVKSKGDTSNKNAQEETKMERHQPETKEEVFTNLATTTNTSNNPTEP